From Cellvibrio zantedeschiae, the proteins below share one genomic window:
- a CDS encoding CpsD/CapB family tyrosine-protein kinase has translation MNELAQAVPVANARQEATSKELVNKIGRMLESRGKITREEFKSIISVQNEQNLRFGDAALQLGLVEREDIDAILAEQFAYTAPPDRNTTLDSRLVVAFQPDSAEAEALRSLRSELLLRYFNRGEHLSLAIVGAEDAKGIALTAANLAISFAQLGKRTLLVDANLRSPQLHKLFGHNERNPGLTDLIASRTLVEPIAVPDLGSLWVVAAGTQAPNPQELLASQNYAERLQDLSAHFEVIIINTPPLNHIVDAQLISAHSGAALLVVQENVSRVQDLETICNTLHGVGVRLLGAALRQ, from the coding sequence ATGAACGAACTCGCACAAGCTGTACCCGTCGCCAACGCGCGCCAGGAAGCTACCAGCAAAGAACTTGTGAACAAAATTGGCAGAATGCTGGAGAGCCGCGGCAAAATTACCCGCGAAGAATTTAAATCCATCATCTCTGTACAAAACGAACAAAACTTGCGTTTTGGCGATGCCGCCCTGCAACTGGGTTTAGTTGAGCGCGAAGATATTGATGCGATTCTCGCGGAGCAGTTTGCCTACACAGCTCCGCCTGATCGCAACACCACGCTCGATTCCAGACTGGTTGTAGCCTTTCAACCAGACAGTGCGGAAGCTGAGGCATTGCGCAGCCTGCGCAGCGAACTTTTACTGCGTTACTTCAATCGCGGTGAACACTTGAGCCTTGCTATTGTGGGCGCAGAAGATGCCAAAGGCATCGCCCTCACCGCCGCCAATCTCGCCATTAGTTTTGCGCAATTGGGCAAACGCACTTTGTTGGTAGATGCAAATTTGCGTTCACCACAATTGCACAAGCTTTTTGGTCACAACGAGCGCAATCCGGGCCTTACTGATTTAATCGCATCGCGCACCCTGGTTGAACCTATTGCCGTTCCCGATTTGGGCTCGCTCTGGGTAGTTGCTGCAGGAACCCAGGCGCCTAACCCGCAAGAGTTGCTTGCTAGCCAAAATTACGCAGAGCGCCTACAAGATTTATCGGCGCATTTTGAAGTCATCATCATCAATACCCCGCCCCTTAATCACATTGTGGATGCCCAACTAATTTCGGCCCATTCGGGTGCAGCGCTCCTGGTGGTGCAAGAAAATGTTTCGCGTGTGCAAGACCTGGAAACCATTTGCAACACATTGCACGGCGTGGGCGTTCGTTTGCTCGGCGCGGCTTTGCGGCAGTAA